The Bdellovibrio sp. NC01 genome includes the window TGAGCGTACAAAGTCGCCCAGCCTTCGCCAGACTCGATCAGTACCATTTTTCCGTAACCACGGAACTCACGACCTGCATAGATCACAACGCCTGCCTGAGAGGCTAAGATCGGTGTGCCTTTAGGAGCCGCAAGATCGATTCCCAAATGAGGTCTTTTCTTCTTGGGTAAAAAGCCACGAGTCATACGCGCGCTATCTACTGGCCAATCAAATGTCACGTCTTGAAGGATCGTCAAAGGTTGATCAGAAGCTGCCGTACGAACTTGTACGACCTTCTTTTCGCCCGCATCAGAACCTGCAGTTTGGAAATTTGATGAAGAAACTGGTGAAGTAAAAGTTGAACAGGAAATTAACGTTCCTGTAATACACATGCATCCTGCTGTTTTAACTAGCTGCTTCCATCCTGGTGTCATTCGGTAACTATAGCGCAGAAGGCCTCGAATCCAAAGCATAAAATCCTCTTAAGCCGTTGAATCATTTAGTGAAAGTGCCTAAAAGATTCTTATCGGTCACTCTCGAATGAGAATTGAGCAAAAAAACAGCATTAATGTTTCGGTACAAGAGTCCAATGCCAATGAGTTTTTAGATTAAAGGTAGCGCTTTAAATAAAAAAACTCGCTCTGATATAGAGCGAGTCGTCTCAAATTCTGTCAAATGAGTGAGTCTTAATCCGCCCGCAATGCCGCTTGGGATGCGACATTCAGGTCCAGGCGATGTTTAGTAGATAGGGAACTGCTTGCAGAGTTGTTTTACTTCTTCATGCACGCGATTTTTCACCGAAGCATCTTCAGCATTGTTCAATACTTGCGAGATCCATTTCGCGATTTGCTTCATCTCTGCCGGACCCATTCCACGAGTTGTTAAAGCAGGAGTTCCAATACGCACGCCACTTGTCACAAACGGCGAACGTTTTTCATTTGGTACCGTGTTTTTATTCACAGTGATGCCGGCTTCATCCAAAGAGTTTTCAGCGAGCTTACCTGTGATCTCGCGATCACTTAAATCAACAAGGATCAAGTGGTTGTCTGTGCCACCTGTCACAAGTTTGAAACCTTGCGACAGCATTTCGTCAGCCAACGCTTTCGCATTTTGAATGACCATTTCGCTGTATTTTTTGAATTCAGGTTGTAGAGCTTCTTTAAAGGCAACTGCTTTACCAGCAATCACATGTTCAAGAGGCCCACCTTGAATGCCAGGGAAGATTCTTGAATTCATGATCTTCGCTTTTTCTTCTGAGTTCGTCAGAATCATACCACCACGCGGACCACGTAAAGTTTTGTGAGTCGTCGTTGTGACATAATCAGCGTATTCAGCCGGAGACGGGTGGTGACCTGTTGCGACCAATCCTGCAAAGTGAGCCATGTCGACAAGTAATTGCGCACCAACTTCATCTGCGATTTCTTTAAACTTCGCAAAATCCAAAGTACGAGGGTACGCCGAATAACCCGCGATCAAAAGTTTCGGCTGAACTTCTTTCGCAACAGCACGAATTGTATCGTAGTTAATACGACCCGTTTCAGGATCTAGTTTGTAAGAAGCCGCTTTGAAAAGCATACCGCTGAAATTCACTGGTGAACCGTGAGTCAAGTGCCCACCGTGAGACAAATCCATACCTAAGATCGTGTCGCCCGCTTTGCAAGCCGCTAAGTAAACACCCATGTTCGCTTGTGAACCAGAGTGCGGTTGCACGTTTGCGTATTGCATGGCGAATAGTTTCTTCGCACGTTCAATCGCAAGACTTTCGACAGTGTCGACATTCACGCAACCGCCGTAATAGCGTTTGCCGGGATAACCTTCAGCGTATTTGTTTGTCAGGATAGAACCTTGTGCTTCCATCACAGCTTTAGAAGTGTAGTTTTCAGAAGCGATCATTTCCAAACCGAACTGTTGACGTTCAGATTCTTTGGCAATGGCTGCGGAAACTTCGGGATCGATTTGTGCTAAAGTTGATGATGTCGAATGCATAAGATTTACCTCTTATGACAAGTATCACCGGAATGGACGGAATTTAAAAGTCTCAACAACCCGTGTTGGCAGAGAGTTTTTCTACACGTCTTTGGTGACGGCCGCCTTCGAATGGCGTCTTAAAGAACTCTTTAATCATTTTTACGGCAAGATCAGGAGATGTGAATCGCGCTGACAAAACTAAAATATTTGCGTTGTTGTGTTCACGCGAAAGCTTTGCGATGTCTTCATTCCAACAAAGAGCCGCACGCACTTGCGGATAACGATTCGCACGAATCGCCATGCCTTGGCCAGAGCCACAAATCAAAACACCCATCACTGGACCCTGCAAAGGATCCACGATGTTATTTTTTTGATTTTGCAATTCAACGGCTGTGATTTCTTTGCAGACTTTGTCAGCATAGTCCGGATAGTCGACAGAATCCGCAGTAAAAGTGCCCTGATCTTTCCAATTTAGCTCTGGCAATGCAGCCATCACTTTCAGTTTAAGATCTAAGCCTGCGTGATCACATCCGACTTGAACTTGCATAGAATTATTCCGTGTATTTAGAGAAGATCATACAAGCGTTGGTTCCACCGAAACCAAAGCTGTTATTCAAGACGTGATTGATCTTACCTTTACGAGCCTCGTTTGGAACATAATCAAGGTCGCAATCTTCACTTGGATTTTCCAAGTTGATTGTCGGAGGTACGATTTGATCGCGAATTGCCATCACACAGAAAGCAGATTCAATAGCGCCTGCAGCACCCAACGCATGACCTGTCATAGATTTCGTTGAAGAAACCCAAACGTCTTTCGCGTGATCGCCCATCAATTTTTTAATCGCGAAAGATTCAAGACCATCACCAACTGGCGTGCTTGTGCCGTGCGCGTTCACGTAATTGATTTCAGAAGCTTTGATACCAGCATCTTTCACAGCCATTTTCATAGCTGCATAACCACCAGCACCTTCTGGAGCTGGAGACGTCATGTGGTAAGCATCAGAAGAAACACCATAGCCCGTGATTTCACACAAAATGTTTGCACCACGTTTAACAGCATTTTCCAAAGATTCGATAACAAGAACTGCCGCACCTTCACCAAGAACAAAACCATCACGGTCTTTATCCCAAGGACGGCTGGCTTTTTCAGGGGCGTCATTACGAGTTGATAGAGCACGCATAGAAGCGAAACCGCCCACTGCAAGTCCACACACCGTAGATTCAGCACCACCTGCAAGCATAACGTCTGCAACACCTTCACGAATGTAGCGAACAGCATCACCAATAGAGTGAACACCAGACGCACAAGCCGAAGTCACAGAGTAGTTAGGCCCTTTTAATCCCAAAGCAATCGAAACCTGACCCGCGGCCAAGTTTGTGATCACGCTTGGAATAAAGAAAGGACTGATACGACCCGGTCCTCTCTCTTTCATTTTGATTGATGTTTCTTCGATTGTCGCAAGACCACCGATACCAACACCAATAATAACTCCCGTTGTCTCTTTTACTTCTTCAGTAAGTTCTAGTTTCGCCATCTCAACCGCCATTTTAGAAGCAGCGATTGAGAAGTGAATGAACTCGTCCATCTTCTTCTGTTCCTTTTTTTCGATGTAAAGATCAGGATTAAAACCTTTCACTTCACCGGCAAAAGTCACATCGAAGCCAGTTGTATCAAACTTAGTGATCTTGGCGATGCCAGATTGACCACGAAGAGCGGCAGCCCAGCTGTCCTCAAGGTTATTACCAAGGGGAGTGACTGCGCCAACGCCAGTTACAACGACTCTTCTTTGAATTTTAGAGGGACGTTCGAATCGGGAGTTCATAAAAAACTACGCTTTACCTTTTTTCTCTAGGTAAGAAGCAACGTCTTGAACAGTTTTAAGCTTTTCAGCGTCTTCGTCTGGAATTTCAAGATCGAATTCTTCTTCCATAGCCATTACTAGTTCAACGATATCAAGGCTGTCTGCACCTAGATCGTCGATGAAAGAAGCTTCAGGCTTAACTTTCTCTGGATCTACGCCAAGTTGTTCTACGATGATGTCTTTCACTTTTGGATGCAATGCCATTTAAATCCTCCTGGGTAACATTAATCCTATTTTTCAAATTCCGGAAGTCCTGCCACTCAAATCCGAGTGTGAGACTTTTTAAAACTTAATTCTAATTTATTCCATTGCGCCCAACGCGCGGTAATCACGTCCCACCAGAGGTGGGACTAATCCATAAACATGCCGCCATTCACAGAAAGTGTCTGACCAGTGATATATTTAGATTCATCACTGAGTAAGAAGCGAACTGCTTGAGCAACATCAGTACCTTCGCCAATTTTATTCAAAGGTACTTTTTCAAGGATTTTTGCTTTTACTTCTTCTGGCAACACGTCTGTCATTTCAGTCGCGATATAACCAGGTGCTACGTTATTCACGCGCACATTTCTAGAAGCCAATTCCAAAGCCACAGATTTTGCGAAAGCCACTGTGCCAGCCTTAGAAGCTGCATAGTTTGCTTGACCCGCATTACCTGTCTGGCCAATCACCGATGTGATATTTACGATAGAGCCTTTGCGCGCTTTCATCATCGATTTCGTGAAAGCTTTCGTAACCAGGAATGTGCCACGAAGATTTGTAGCAACAACGCTGTCGAAGTCTTCCGCTTTCATGCGCAAAAGAAGTTGGTCTTTTGTGATACCAGCATTATTAACAACGCCGTCAACGTCGGACCATTTTTCAAGAATGTGTTCAACCGCTTCATTTACAGACTGTTCGTTAGCAACGTCCATCTTGATATAGAAGTGGCCTTCGCCCTTTAAAGTGTGCGCAACTTGTTGAGCTGCCTCTTCACGAGAAGAGTAAGTGAAAGCGATCTGTGCACCTTCATCAGCAAGAAGTTTCACAATAGCTGCGCCGATTCCGCGGCTGCCGCCAGTGACAACGATTTTCTTTCCTTGAAGAGAGTTTCCGCTCATTCCTTGCAATCCTTTAAGTAAACAATAACTGTGTGTTTTCAGCACCTATTTTCCAAATGAAGTGCTGACCAGACTCTGACCGAACTCTGAATAAAGCTCAAGAAAAATTAATGACTCGAAGCTTTCAAAAATTCCTCAATAGTTTTAATATCTTCGATGCTCGAAGTTGTCATAACTTTGAAGAATTCGCTGTCGATCTTTTTCAGAAGGCCTTGAAGGACTTTACCCGCGCCGCACTCGATGATTTGCGAGTGACCAGCAGCTTTTAATGTCTCCATGCTTTGAGTCCAACGAACCGGTGCAGAAACTTGGCGAATCAAATTTTCGCGAAGGTTTGCGCCGTCCGTTTCGAACTTCGCGTGGAAGTTTTGAACGATCGGGAACGCGGCCATCTTGAATTCCATACCAGTCAACACAACTCTCATTGTGTCTTCAGCAGGCTTCATCATTTCGCAGTGGAATGGGGCAGACACTTGCAATGGAATAAGCTTTGCGCGTTTCGGAGCTTCCGTCCAGATCGCTTCCGGTTTGAAATTATCTTTTAACCAGTTGATCGCTTTCATTGAACCCGAAATAACAATTTGTCCTGGTGAATTGAAGTTCGCCGCAGACAACGGACCGAAGCCAGAATTTTTAACTGTCCAAGCGCACAGAGTTTCAACTTGTTCTGGCTCCAAACCAAGAACAGCGACCATGCCACCTTGACCCACAGGAACTGCTGATTGCATAGCTTGTCCACGAGTGCGAACCGCTTGCATCGCTTGATCAAAACGAATCACATCAGCAGCAACAAGAGCTGCGTATTCACCAATAGAGTGACCCGCTGCTGATTGAACCTTGATGTTGAAGTCGTTGCGCAAAACACGTTGAGTTGCTGTTGAAACCAACAACAGCGCCGGCTGTGTGTTTTCAGTCAAAGCAAGATCTGCTTCAGAACCTTCAAAGCACAGTTTCTTCATGTCTTGTTTCAAAGCTTCAGAACCTTCTTCGAAAGTTTCTTGCGCGATTTTGAAGTTTTCAAACAAAAAACGGCCCATGCCAGGTTGCTGGCTTCCTTGTCCTGGAAATACAAGTGTAAACATGTTTTAGTACCTCAATAGAATTGAACCAGAAGTCAAACCTGCACCGAATGCAGTTAACAAGATGTTTTGACCTCGTTTGATTTTTCCATTCTTAACAGCCCAGTCAAAGGCTAGGGGAATAGAGGCCGCAGATGTATTACCTGTTTCATGAAGGTAAACAATCACGCGCTCCATTGGGAATTTAAATTGATCAGCCACAGCTTCAATAATGCGCTTGTTGGCTTGATGCGGAACAATCCAGTCGATTTGTTCTGGAGTTGTATTGTTGTGCTCAAGAGCTTCTTTGCAGCAAAGAGCCATCGTGCGCACAGCATTTTTAAAGATCTCGCGACCTTTCATTTGCACGTACTGAAGGTTGTTTTCGATCACATGTGCAGATTGCGGCATGATAGAGCCACCACCTGGCACAGTCAGAAGTTCTGCAAGATCGCCATCAGCATGCATGTGAGTGCTTGCGATAACGTTTGAGTCACCTTCGTTCGCGCGAGAAATCACCCACGCACCCGAACCGTCACCAAACAAGATGCAAGTTTCACGATCTTTATAATTTACGAAACGATGTAGGACTTCAGCGCCGACAACAAGAATGTTTTTGTAAACACCTGTGCGGATGAATTGGTCGGCGATTGAAACACCGTAAAGGAATCCAGAGCAAGCCGCATTCAAGTCAAAAGCCATGATATTGCGAGTGCCGAGCTTGCTTTGTAAATAACAAGCAGTCGAAGGCATTTGGCGGTCACCTGTCACAGTGCCGACAATAATCATATCGATGTCTTCTGCAGTAAGATTGGCGTCTTTAAGAGCTCTTTGAGAAGCGTGAAGGCAAAGGTCTGATGTCGCTTCGCCTTCAGCAGCCATATGGCGACGTTCGATCCCTGTGCGTTCAACAATCCACTGATCGCTCGTCTCAACCATTTTCTCAAGGTCTTGATTAGTCAAAACCTTCTCTGGAAGATACGAGCCTATCCCTGCAACTCGAGATCGATATTGTCCTGCCATGGAAATATACCTGTCTTTAATTATTTCGCTGCGCTGATTTGTTTGCCTTTGTAGTACAAGGCACCATCAGCACCTTTAGAAGCGCGGTGTGGGCGAACTAGTTCACCAGTTTTTTTCTCAACAGCTACTGCTGGAGCAGACAAACCGTCGTGTGAACGGCGCATATCACGTTTTGAACGAGATGTTTTCTTCTTAGGAGTTGGCATTTCTAACCTCTTTTAACGTACACTTCGACGAATCGAAGCTAATAATTTCAAATGGAAGATCGGTAATCTATCTAAACTACAACAAAAATCAAGATTTTTAATTGATCTTTATGTTCTTTAAAGCCGCAAACGGGTTTTGGGGTTTTTCAACCGGCATTTCCTCGTCGTAGCTAAAACTGCGTCCTTTCACAGGAATTTCGCAAATCGAGCAGTCGCCATCTTCATTCTCTGGGCCTGCTGGATTAAAAGGCGCGGCAAGAGCGACCACTTCATGCAAGTATTCACCCATATCGAAGTGTTGTCCCTCGTATTCCACTGATTCCGGACCGTTGTCAGGTAAGTCACTAACATGATTCACTTTTGAATACTTACCACCACGAGGTTGGCTCTGTTTTGGAATCAAGATTTCGTGGAATTTCTCATTCACAGGGAACGCGAAATCGATACCGCAACGTGAGCACTGTTCAGGAAGAGTGGTTTTAATAGTGCCAGTCAGCTCGAAATCACGCGACGTGATCGGTTTAATAAAGAACTCAGTAGAATATGTCGTCTTTCCAATAAGATCGGCTAAAACAGCATTTACTTCGCCTGTTTGGGTGTTCCAAGCAAACGAACGGCCTTCTTCTGGAATATCAGCAAGATTGATTTTCATAGGTATCTCCGAACGGAAGGTCAGTTCTATTCGATATGGGGCGGCAGGTCAAGAGTGAAATGCCCGAAAGGCCCCTCGCATCTAATAGGACAAAGCTTCAAACAGCTCTGAGGCCTTGGGTGTCGCTTTAATCAGTCCTAGGGACTTCAATTGCTCTGAAAGCTGCGCCCAGCGAGCTTCTGACATCGCCCCGAGTTTGGTATTTTTATCCAAAATCAGCGGTTTTTGAATTTCTGCCGCCGCTTTGAAGGTTTCAAGACTCAGGCTTTTATTCAGAGTCGCCATGTAGGCATTCGTACTATCAGGATTTTTTAAATAACTTTCCCACCCCTGAGCGATTGCCTTCAAAAGTTTTTGCACAAGGGGAGTCTGAGTTTTTAAAACGTCTTCACGAGTTGCGACAACAACAAGATAAGGATTAAAGCCTTCATCAGCGATCAAAAAACTTTGCACCTTCGCACCGGCTTTTTCTGCTGATAGAGGTTCCGTCGTCAGGAAACCTTGTTGCGAAAAGTTTTTGTCCTGTAGAAAGTTTGCGACACCGCCAAGATAAGGAACGACTTTCGCTTTAGGTTTACCGAATTTCTGCACCAAGAATTGATAATACGGAAGACCCGCTTGAATGGATAAAGTTCCGTCGTTCATCATCACGTCTTTGATGTTTTTAAAACCACGTTCTTTGTGTGACATAATGATATATGGCGAAGTTTGATAAACCGCGAACAAGGCTTTTACTTTGTTTTGCGATCCGTTTGGTGATTGGCGATCCTGCGACAAAATAATTTCATCAGCACTGACGATAGCAAAGTCGACTTTCTTGTTCGCGAGCATTTGCACCGTCGGTGTTCCTGAGCCACCTTGAATGATTTCAACGTCTAAGCCCTGGGCCTTAAAGTAACCTTCCAATTGTGCTGCATAAAAGCCCCCGAATTCAGGTTCTGCTTTCCAATTCAGTGCTAACTGTACTTTTTTAGGTGAATTTTCAATCGTTGTTGCGAAAGTTTGAATGCTTAACAAGGACGCTAAAATAAGAATGAAAGATTTCATAAATCACCTGTGACGTAAGGTCTTTTTGTGAGCAAAAAACGATTTATCAGATTTAAAATTCCGATAAGTACTAAGCCCAGCAATGAAAGTAACAGTAAACTTGCAAAGACAATGTCGACGCGTTGTTGAGTTCGTGCTGAATCAATCATGGCGCCTAGGCCACCACCTGCGACAAATTCACCAGCTACAGCGCCAATTAATGACAATCCAATTGCGATCTTAATACCTGAATAAATCGAAGCGTAGGCATTTGGCAGACGTAATTTGAACAGAATTTGCCACTTGTTTGCATGATAAACTTTGAAGAGATCCTTTTGTAAAGGACTGATATTTTCAAGGCCCGTCAGCGTATTTGCAATGATCGGAAAAACCGAAACCATGAAGCTTGAAGCAATCACAGTGGGTGAACCAAAGCCGAAATAAATCACCAATAACGGTGCAATCGCAATGATTGGCACTGTCTGAAAGAAGATCGCGAATGGCAGAATGGATTTCTTTAAAAGATCATTTAAAGAGAATGCAAACGAGATCAAAGAACCTAAGACGATGCTTAAAATAAGTCCCGCAATGGTATTTAATGTGGTTTCTTTTAATGCCGTGATGAAATCAGAATGCAATTCTTTAAAGCTTGCGATGATCTGAGATGGCGCTGGGATTAACGTCTGTGCGATCCAACCTTGACGCACTAAAATTTCCAGAGCGATGCAAATAACAATAAAGAAAATTACGGGCGGGATAAAACGTTTCATTGGTGAAACTCCGCCGTTAACGTTTTTAAAACTAGATTGAATGGTTCAGAAGTTCTTAGTTCAAGCGTTCTTTTTTTGGGAAGAGATAAGGTTTGATCGAATACTATTCCGCTTGGCGAGTTTAACATAATAACTCGTTCTGAAAGAAACGTGGCCTCTTGAAGTGAGTGAGTCACAAATACGATTGTCAGGTTTTCTGATTCCCACAATTCGCGTAGTTGTTGTTGCAAATCAAAGCGTGTGATTTCATCAAGCGAAGAAAAAGGTTCGTCTAGTAACAACAACTTTGGTTTTGTAACTAAGGCGCGCGCTAAGGCGACACGCATTTTCATGCCCCCGGAAAGTTGGTGCGGAAATAGTTCAGAAGCTGCTTCAAGTTTTACTTTCTTCAATGCTTCCAAGGCTTTTTGTTTTAAGCTCGAAGTGTCTTCTTGAGATTTTAATAATTCAAAAGGTAACAGAATATTTTCTAAGACAGTTTTCCAAGGAAGTAGATTTGCTTCTTGAAAGACCACCGATAAGTTCTTGGATTCCGTTTGAATTGTGCCACTTGAAGGAGTTTCTAGTCCCGCAATCAATCTTAAAAGAGTCGATTTGCCACAGCCCGAAGGTCCAAGGATAGTTGTGAAAGATCCTTCTGCGACCTCAAGATTCAAATCTACAAAAACTGATTTTTTTGAACCAGCTCCTTTAAAGTCTTTCGCAAGATTTTTGATTTGAATCGCAACCGCAGAAGACATCATTTAAACCCAGTCGTAATTAAAACTGATGCTAATGCGTTCATCGTTGGAATCGTTGCGCGGAACTTCGTGGCGCAACCAGCTTTCAAACAAAACTACATTTCCAGCTTGTGGCTGCAAAGAATAGAATCTTTGATTGTGATCTTTGGCATCGTGTTTTCGTGGAGGTGAAGCCATGAAAGCATCCAAGCGCGGATCTTCAAACTTAATTGCCGAAGAGTTTTTCGGTGTTTGTACATAATAAGTCCCGCTAATCACAGAAAGCGGATGTATGTGCATGCTGTGATGAACGTCGCTGGGCATGATGTTGATCCAGCATGAAGACATTTTTAATTCGCGCGGATCGATATCCATTTCCAGATGTTTTACGAATTTGCGAACATGCTTGTTGATGTCTTTTTCTAAAAGTTCGAATGTCGTTGAAACTTGGTGAAGTTGTGCGATCGAACCATAAGACGTGTAACCACCTTTATAGTTTTTCGCCGACCAAACTTGACCTTCTTCATCGATCTCAGAAAATTTCTTCGCTTCGACTTTGATCTCTTTATTCAACTGCACGAGTCCATTTGACTTCAATGGAGCATAATAAACGAATGTCGGGAACAACGTCTTAATCATTTAAAGTGTCCTATTCTGAGACAATTTAGCCCATATTTAAAAGCGCCGACTCTGTTCTCTGCATCGTTTTTGAACGACTTTAAGTGGCCGAAGTCTGCGGAAATAATGGCGTCTTTCGCAATTACAGTAGGGGTAAAAACGTCTCAAGACAAGAAATGATAGATACTTGTTAGACAGCTGTCGTCAGCATCATCAACAGGGCTCCGTGGGAAGCAATCTAAACGGGGAGCGGGTGGCACTCCCCTTGCTTTAGTAAAAGGCATTAACGAGGAGTGAATTATGAAAAAGCAATTACTTGTAACAGTTATCGCACTGGTTCCTGCTATGGGGTTTGCGAAGGTTTCTGACTTCAATGCGATGATCGCAGACAATATGAAGGAACAGAATCAACTTCACTCTGAAGTTAAAAACAACGTCATCGAAGCCCGCGATACAGCTCGCGAACGCATCGTAATCGTTGAAAATGAATCGGCTTCTTACAATGCTCCAACAAGAAAAGATCTTTTGGCATTTAAGAAAGAAAAGAAGAATTACGCTCCATCGCAAAAACAAGAGTTTGAGCGCTTGGCGAACGAAATCCATCTTTCAGACGAATAGTTTTCATCATTATATATAGACTTATTAAAAGGGCCTGATTGAGGGCCCTTTTTTCGTTTAAAGAATCAGTTTGCGCAATTCCTGCTGCGAATACACGTAATCCGCATAAACCATGGTATTGGCGATGTTTCGATGCCCCAGAGCCACCTGAACCAGGCGCAAATCTTTCGTCTTCTGATACAGCTCAATCGCAAAAGTATGTCTTAAAGAATGGAATTTTTTAGGGACCGGACGATACATCTCCCAGACCTGGTAAAGACGGTTGTAGGAAATATCGAAAAGCTTGGTTCCTGATTGCTGCTCTGCAAAACGATGAAGGCGCGCGAAAATGTCGGAATGGATCGGGATCTCGCGGTCGTTCGAGTTCTTCAAACCCCGGATAAAAATGCTTTCGTCATATGAATTCAGATCAGCTTTTTGAAGGTTTAAAACCTCTTGAGCGCGGGCGCCTGTTCGCAAAGCCACCCACATAATCAAACAATTGCGTGGATCCTTGTCTTGGAAATCCGTGAGAATTTTTCGCAAACGTTCTTGTTCCGGAGCGAGGAGATATTTGTTCTTGTTAAGAGAATAC containing:
- a CDS encoding ABC transporter ATP-binding protein; its protein translation is MMSSAVAIQIKNLAKDFKGAGSKKSVFVDLNLEVAEGSFTTILGPSGCGKSTLLRLIAGLETPSSGTIQTESKNLSVVFQEANLLPWKTVLENILLPFELLKSQEDTSSLKQKALEALKKVKLEAASELFPHQLSGGMKMRVALARALVTKPKLLLLDEPFSSLDEITRFDLQQQLRELWESENLTIVFVTHSLQEATFLSERVIMLNSPSGIVFDQTLSLPKKRTLELRTSEPFNLVLKTLTAEFHQ
- a CDS encoding TIGR02466 family protein, whose protein sequence is MIKTLFPTFVYYAPLKSNGLVQLNKEIKVEAKKFSEIDEEGQVWSAKNYKGGYTSYGSIAQLHQVSTTFELLEKDINKHVRKFVKHLEMDIDPRELKMSSCWINIMPSDVHHSMHIHPLSVISGTYYVQTPKNSSAIKFEDPRLDAFMASPPRKHDAKDHNQRFYSLQPQAGNVVLFESWLRHEVPRNDSNDERISISFNYDWV
- a CDS encoding tyrosine-type recombinase/integrase, giving the protein MRKILTDFQDKDPRNCLIMWVALRTGARAQEVLNLQKADLNSYDESIFIRGLKNSNDREIPIHSDIFARLHRFAEQQSGTKLFDISYNRLYQVWEMYRPVPKKFHSLRHTFAIELYQKTKDLRLVQVALGHRNIANTMVYADYVYSQQELRKLIL